aggctgaggccaCAGCTGTTGTAAAGTGTTGTTGGGGGTCAGTTGTTCTGTCTTATAGTTCTTGTTTTTTGAGTAGGAATGGGAAAGATGAAAAGAGGCTGTACATGTCAATCAGCCTTCTCAATCTCAGAAACCTTGACTAGAAGGCAGCAGGTAAGGTGATGAGTAATGCCAGCCTGGATGAGAAGCATGGCCCACTCCggccttcttttttgttttgttttgttattttgaggcagtctcactctgtcacctaggctggagtgcagcggcacgatcatggctcaccgtagtctcgacctcccagagctcaagcgatcctcctgcctcaagctcaccagtagctgggactacaggtgtgtgccaccacacctggctaatttttgtattttttggagagacggggtttcaccatgttgcccaggctggtctttaactcttaggctcaagcaatcctcccacctaagtcccccaaagtgctaggattacaagcattagcCCCCTCACAGGGCCACTCGGACTTTCATTTCCccactttttttatttctctccactAAGAAAACAACCACAGTACCAGCTCAGAGGCTACGGGGTCTCAGCCCCAGAAACTGAGGGAATCTCTCAAACTTTAATGCTTGTGTTTTAGCCACAGCAAGAACACATTGAGACACATTGTCTTATTTCATAAAAGATGTTAGAAATTTAgatttttcatatgaattttaccagtttttaaagTGTTCAACTGActctaatttttcaaaaagactGGAGGAGTGAACATAGCGTGTCTGTGGACCACATTCAGCGGGCTACGCTTGCAACGGCTCCACCATGTCCAGGTAGCCCTCACCTCACAGGTACCAAGAAAGGGAGGAGACACCGCACTGGAAGATAAACTTAGTTTGCAGAAAATGTGGCAGAGGACAGAGACACTTGCTCAAAAGTTTCCTTGGAGCAAAATTCCAAGGAAATTCTAaactttaaatatacatttttaaaattctgggtttaaaagaggaaattaaagaataataatttgaTGCTATGTCAGCTATGTCCGCGGAAACGACTGAGAAGTTGCACATTGACAATGTCCTACTGCCTTAGCAGGTCTGAGTTTCTGTGATTCATCTACCGTCACTCTGTCCACCCCGAATGTTTCCCACTTGGGATGTTCATCCCCAGTTTTCTGCCAGGGTAACTCCCAGCCACCTTCACTTCTGGGTTCAGCCATCAACTCCTTCAGGAAGGTGTCTCTGACATTCCCTTCCTCCCAATTCCAAACTAGGTTAGGCAGCCAATGGTAGCTAAATAACGGTCCCCAGAGATATCCAGATCCTAACCCCTGGAACCTATAAATGTTACTTCATATGGCAAAGGGGCTATGCAGATGTAAGTGCAGGATGAAGTTAAGTTGAGGTGAGGAGACTATCGTGAATTGTCAGGATGagccctaaatgcaatcacatgtaTCCCTGtaagaggaaggcagagggagaTGTGACTGCACACAGAAAAGGAGAAGCAATGTGACCAAAGAGGCAGTGACCAGAGTGATAGGGCCACAGGCCAAGAAATGCTGGCAGTCACCAGAAaccagaagaggcaaggaatggattCTCCACTAGAGCCTCTGGAGGAGGCCAGGCCCTGCTGACACCCCGGCTTCTGCTGAGTTTGGACCTCTGGCCTCCATAACTAGGAGAGAATATGTGTGTCTAAGCCacaaagtttgtggtaatttgttgcagcagccctAGGGAACAAATACTCAGCCCTGTGCTTCCACACTCACCGTGCGTGCTCCAGCATGACCACCTTGTGTTCATAACATTTACCAAACACTTAATCCGTGCCAAGCCCTGGGATATATGAATTAGAGGGAgtgtttattttagtttcatcACAACCCTCTGAAATAGGTACTAGTATTATTTCAGAATACAGAGTTGGAAGACAAATCTTAATGGGGTTAAGTAATTTGAGCAAGGATATAGAGCTAATAGACAGCTGTATACTACATACAGCTGTATAGATCATTGTCTCTATGAATGGCACCCTCTGGAATATGCAGTGCACAACCCTGACAACCAACCAGAGCAACCCTGCCACGGTTTGAACTCTGACAAATCAATCTAGTCTAATCCCTATGCTAAAAAGCAGGTCTGCTCATATTCCACTTTTTTACTTTCTCTCCTGCTATATCATACACTCAAGAACAGGGACTTTGACTTTTATCTTAGTATCCTCGGGACATTGGTATCTAGGAACCCcataatgaataaatagatgaatcTCTTCCCCTAGAGGCAGTTAGTACTAAAAAGGCACAAGGGATTTGAGAAAGAATCCAGAGGCAAGGAAATAAGCTGTTTTCATCCTTCTCCATTAAGGAGAACAAttctcaggccgggcatggtggctcacgcctataatcccagcacttggggaggccaaggcaggtggatggcttgagctcaggagttcaagaccagcctcgacAATGTGGCGAAAGCCCATCtgaacaaaaagtacaaaaattagctgggaatggtggtgtgtgcctatagtcccagctgctcaggaggctgaggtgggaggatggcttgagcccaggaggcagaggttgcagtgagccaagatcatgccactgcactccaacctgggtgatacaGCCTGaccttgtctcataaaaaaaaaaaaaagagagagaacaattttcaaattatacagagtaaaataaacatttctgcgGAAATTAGAGAATgagataaatgaaacaacaaaagttCATCTGGACTTTTAAAACAAGTTCAAGTCTGTAgggccaaataaataaaacccagagTAATGACAGCACTTTCAGAACCAATACTTGTTAGTGATCTATGAGCAAAACatgacaaataagaaaaatacatgcCCCTGATAGacacatgtattatttttcatgGTTCTCCAATACAAGGAGCAAGTAACTAGTAATAAATTTGCTGCCAGTGTCCTAGATGGCACAAGTCAGCAGATCCACATGCAGTGAAAAAGATTGGCAGTGTTAGGCAGACCCCACTACAATATGAGTGAACAGTATGGTGAAATTATTGTAAAAAATCAGTACGATTTTAGGTCCCATTAACAGAAAAAATAGTGTCCAGAACAGGAGCAATCTGAACGCTGTGTCTCTGCACCGCTCAGAACGCATCTGGAGAACCACGTCCAGTCCCAGAACTGTTCTTCAAGAAGGGAGATGGAcaagtcaggattcaaaccctgAGTTCATCTGGAGGAAAGAGACCACAGTGACAGGGGTCAGGGTAAACACCATCAGCGGGGGCAACACCCCAGCACATCCAAGGGTGGAAACCTGGGGTGCTTAGTCTAGAAGAAAGAAGACTCAAAAGGGTCTGGCACAGGGGCTTCCACCTGTACTCCAAGCACTTTGAGGAGCCAGTGCAgagggggaatcacttgaggccaggagttccagaccagcctgggcaagtgagaccccatctctaaaataaaaatcaaaaaaccagctgggcatggtggcacgcacctgtggcccagctacttgggaggctaaggtgggaggatcacttgatcctgggaggtcgagtctgcagtgagccatgaccataccactgcactgcagcctgggtgacagagtgagacccctgtgtcaaattacaaaaaataataataataaagaaaaaagaggaaaacccAAAAGGAactgtcttcaaatatttaaagggacgcaatttatgaataaaagaaaaacttacttTATATTGCTCCCTGTGATACAACCAGGACCCATGAAGGGGTAGATTCAATTCAGAGAACTTTGAAAGAGAGCACAGTttgaatataaagtaaaattctgTCAGTCCCTGCACTAGGGACATATGGTTCACAGTGGTATAGATGAACActaataattatgtatttaatgTCATTTTACAATTTTTCAGTTTTGATGTAAAGTtttccttataaaaaattaattttagaaaaataaattgtatttaaatacTCATTTGTTAGTATGAGTATTAAAATGTTAAGCAAATGACGATATACAGATATGGCAAAATCACAGAGGTGGTATTCCTTCAATGACTGCAGTGAAGGAAACACTGCTGCAGTTTGTGCTATTTCATcttcagtatttttaaacttctgttcCAGGATCTATCTCCTGCTGAGGAAATGCCTGTCGCATAGTTTTGAATGACTCAAGTATTTATTaatagaaaggaagaggaagataaGAAAAGTAagacaaagaagggaaaagggaTGAATGACTCGGTACTCCAAGCACATCAGTTCAGCTTGTTTACCTGTAGAGTTCACACCATAGTGACATTAAACCAGGAGGAATTCAGAGCACCAGTgccaaaaataattagaaaagaacCCAGAGGGGTTAAAAATAAGGTCAGGAAGTAGCAGAATGAAACAactgagaaaatagaaacaaatatgtCTACTGACAAATAATTTGACACACAAATATCCAGTCGGTGGGAAAAACCTAGACATGCCAGAAAAGACCTGCGGGTGATGCCAGTCTTGCTAGAACCTCAAGACAAAGATAAAAGTAGCAAAGACAGCCCAGGTAGCTCTGAAGCATACCCCAACCCCATTCCCTAACCTCTGAGTGTGTACCGCTCCCACCCACCGCCAGCCCAACGCAGCAGCATTCTGTCCACAAGATGTTTCAAATGTAGTGTCTCAATACTGTTTCAAATTAGTCATGAAGACCAAAATGTTCATCTTCTCATGTCTGAACCTTCAATGCCCCCCCATCCTAGTAGGCAATATGATCCACACACTGTCAAGGTCATTTTCAGGTAAACATCATCCTTTATCTCCATCGCCAGCAGCTGCCCATGGGGTCTACAGAGCATCCTTAGCACCCACCCCCTTCCTTCCATCGTGCTGGCCAAGGCTACCGTCACTAAGACTCTTCGTCTATCATCTGGACCTGCTGCTCTGCAGACCTCCCGTGGCCCCTTCCAGATAACTTCAGTACACACAGACAAGCCTTTTGGTGGTATTCTCCACGCCCTCTCCTTTTTGGGCACTTATACAGtgattttttataaaacaaaatgcctCCTGATGAATGAAAccccttgtattagtctgttctcatgctagtaataaagacatacctgagactgggtaatttataaaggaaagagatttaatggactcacagttccacatggccggggagtcctcacaatcatggcagaaggtgaatgaggagaaaagtcatgtcttacatggcagcaggcaaaagcttgtgcaggagaactcccatttacaaaaccatcagatctcctgagacttactaccacaagaacagtatcggggaaaccacccccatgatttagtTATCTCCATCTGGCCCCACCCttcacatgtggggattattacaattcaaggtgagatttgggtggggacacagccaaaccatgtgaTCCCTCCACCAGAGTACTACAGCCATCTCACCTacagtgttttcttctaaataaatttatttacctATTACACAGAAACAGTTTCATGAAGTTGGAATAATTTTGGTTATGAAGTCGAAAGTTCAAAACTCTATTATTCATTGTTCCATTCACTAATTCTGTGATCTTGGCTGAGTTAACTGCTCCCTATTTCAAAGAATTATTGTGcagaaaataatgtgtatactAAAGAAGATTGTGTGCAGTATAAAGCTCTCTAAAAACATAAGTcattggccaggcgtagtggctcacacctgtaatcccagcactttgggaggccgaggcgggcagctcacaaggtcaggagttcatgaccagcctgactaatatggtgaaaccccatcactactaaaaatacaaaaattagccaggtgttttggcgcatgcctgtagtcccagctgctcaggaggctgaagctggagaatcactcgaacccaggagatggaggttgcagtgagccaaggttgcaccactgcactccagtctagccaacagagtgagattctgtctcaaaaaaaaaaaaaagaaaagtcatttatttagcACTCAGTTATTTGCAGCCTTGTAATCCTTCGTTTCATGTGTGTTCTCATATTTCCAAAATTGATTTTACATTTGCGTGAGGCTGGCTCCTTCCCTTGCACCTTATTTGTATCCTTTCCAGTGCTTGAGTTGGTTGATAACTGAGTCAGCTGCTTTATCCCCTTCTTGACCGAGTAGCTTCCTCCTGCCTTCATCATGAACTCATCAATCTCTTCCCCTCCTGTAGAAGCCTTCCTTCATTTATTGAAAGAGTGCTGGTGGTTTTTCTAACATACTACCCCTTACGCAGAGAAATGTGCCATTTTGATATATCTATAGTCTGAGAATAGAGTTAGTATAGACAGAACATGGAAACAATGATGGAAGATCCCCAGAAGGCTGAGAGATGATGACATCAAAATGTGTGCAGAGAAAGACtgccaaaacaacaaagaagaggTGTGCCAGGGCCAAAATCTGTGTTCATCCAATGCTGTCCAGCGCACGAGTTCTGCAAAGTGCTGTCTGAATGTTTGGTTAGTGGGCCAGTATGAAAATTTTTATATCATGCTTCATTATTTGAAGCTCTTAAGCCTTAGGAACATTAAATTAACAAACTGGCTCTGATTTCATCCTTGACAGGAGACATACACGTAAGTTTTCAAAGTTGTATTCATATAATATGGACTTTTATGGTCAAACCAACCTCAACATCAGGCCtgcataatgttttatttctggtGTAAAAACTGGCTTATTCAGCAATCACATGCAAGTTTGTAACAGCATAATTTTGGCCTTTTCAAATCCATTCATCTCTGGATCACTTGATAAGAGTTTCTGTACTTATAATACAATGGACTAGAAACTATCACAGTGATTTTATCAAAACAATATCACCCTATGGGGCCCTGCCTAAGCAGTGGTCAGTCAACATCCCTGCCAAAGATAAATCACTCTCTTTCCACCTCAAAACACAGTTATAATGAGTTGAGTTTACACGGCTCAAATTATAGCAGGTATTCTACGAATTAATTTTAACATACATGTTCCCGATCCATTTGCTTGTACAGCCTGAGGAGTTAAAATATCTCGTGTATTCATAGAGACATGAAATAcatccactatggaaaacaaaGGCAGACCAAAGACTCTTGTTGCTCTGAAACCAAAAAAAGGTTGAGGTCTAAAGGTTCTCAAACttaaatgtgtgtctgtgtcatgAGGAGATCTTGTAAAAGTAGATTCTGACTCGGgaagtctggggtggggcccaagatGCTGTGTTTCTAACAAATGCCCAGGTGATGGTACTATGGAAGGTCCCAGATCCCACTTAGAGAGCAAGGCCAGAGAGCTTAAATAACGTAGCAGTATCCATGTCATATAAACACAGGGactttgactttttaaacaaTTCAGCCAGAGAACACCAAAGTAAAATTATCAGGAAGTGATACAACACATCTTACgtacatttttgttctttactaggaattatgtttaaaagggaaactTTCTGCATAATCATTGCTTTTTCTACTGCATCCATTCTTACTGGGCCATGAGAGTAGCAGTCGAGTGGTTCCTCTCACAAGTTTTACACAGTAGGCTTTGCTCAGCCACCCGAAAACACACATGCCACAGAGCGGGCACCAGAAGAGCAGGCAGCACCCTGAGCACCCTCTCTGAAGCTCCACAAGCTAACAGTGACAGGAAGGGCACTCCACAAGCATCTCAGCTCATTCCCTGCACTTTCTGGAAACACATCATGATCAAATGGCATAATGCCCCTTCATCCAGATCTTGCTGAGTCTTAAAGAGAGCAGAACTAAAAGTGAATGGCTTTTAGGATATACAGCCCTCAATTGCCTCCCCATACCCACCCCTAAAATTCAAGACCGTTAGCAACAGCAAAGTTAGGCCCCCTGTGCCAGGCAACAGCCAGTGgagggaaataaagagaaaaaacaaagcaattagATGATGTGCCCAAGTAGAGTTTtgtagggtttgtttgttttcagggtttttttggtagaattgCCTTATTTAACTGTTAAATTACTACTTTATTATGgagttcaattttttcttttttccctcttcttcttttgttctaattttaagacagtctcactctgtcacccaggctgcagtctACAaacacgactcactgcagcctcaaccccctgggatcaagcgatcctcccaccttagccacctgtataactaggaccacaggcatgcaccaccacaaccagctaagtaaaaaaaaaaaaatttttggccgggcgcggtggctcacgcttgtaatcccagctactcggagaggctgaggcaggagaatggcgtgaacccgggaggcggagcttgcagtgagccgagatcgcgccactgcactccagcctgggtgagagagcgagactccgtctcaaaaaaaaaaaaaaaaaaaaaaaaaaaatttatttagagacaggggtaTCGCTTtcttgcccaagttggtcttgaactcatgggctcaagtgatcctcccatctaggcctcccaaagtgctgggattacaggcgtgagccaccatgcccagcctcagttttttcCATCTACAGGTTGTAGTGCATTGGAGAATGATGAAATCATTTTGATAGGTCAGAACTGGGTTGTTTAAAAATGCAACAGGTGGGGGTGCATCAAGTTCAAAGGAGAAGTGTTGTTTCTCAGTTGTGTGTTGGTTATACCCAGTTACGTTGTAAAGTGCACTGCTGACTGGGGGTCATGATTAGAGATTTGAAAAACACTGGACTATAGTTTGCTTTATGATAGAGAAGGGTTTAACACCTTCActgtttttaacatatttattttgactGTATTCACCTGGTATTTGATTGCCTTAGCTAGATGAATCAGGGTAAATAGCCTTTTCAGATATTTCACTGCTCTTTCCACTACAAATTTCCTGAACTCATATAGCATGTTTAATCCATACATGTAATAGTAACATCCTTCAGGCTATACATCATATGAGTAGGTCACATTTAATCTACCTTCTAAACTATTGCCGAGCATTGTACTCCATCCCCTGCATCCAaacagttgctcaataaatacacAGGATGCTTAGCATGGGGATGAGCCCTCCATATCTTTCAAGTTACAAGAGCACCATCTTCTGGcgaaatattttctttgtagggAGAATGTCAAAGACCTACCAAAAATGTCCTGATTTTTCTAGCAAAAATTATCATTGCATCACAAATACTTTGAAATTCTGTAGAGCTCCTTGCTTCATTCAGGAGTTTCGCTTCATTTCCCCTCTGAGAAGGGGTCTTTCTGTTCCTTAGCAGTGAAAGCAGTCAGTCTGTCCTTCCTGGTTTTCCGTTCAACTAAGCCGGTTTCAAGTTTCAGCTCCTCCTTGAATTCCAGGCTGCTGAGACTTCCCTCTAGAATCCTCCAACATGGAGCCTCTTGCAGCTTACCCGCTAAAATGTTCCGGGCCCAGAGCAAAGGTATTTGCAGTTTTGCTGTCTATGGTTCTATGCACAGTAACGCTATTTCTTCTACAACTAAAATTCCTCAAACCTAAAATCAACAGCTTTTATGCCTTTGAAGTGAAGGATGCAAAAGGAAGAACTGTTTCTCTGGAAAAGTATAAAGGCAAAGTAAGTTGCATCAtctgatttttattgttatcGTTTTTCCTTGTCTCTGTTTACTCCtcttaataaaatcatttttttgctGTTACATGGTCATAAGTTGGAATTTAGTCTTCAGAGTAATGGTATTAGTACATCACTTTAGT
This genomic stretch from Nomascus leucogenys isolate Asia chromosome 18, Asia_NLE_v1, whole genome shotgun sequence harbors:
- the GPX8 gene encoding probable glutathione peroxidase 8 isoform X4; amino-acid sequence: MEPLAAYPLKCSGPRAKVFAVLLSMVLCTVTLFLLQLKFLKPKINSFYAFEVKDAKGRTVSLEKYKGKILQRRNQGGIFGSILSTLRVKL